AACTCTTGGATCCCAAAGAgcagagaagaaaaagagataGAGAAAGGTATGCACGGATGAGTTATGAAGAAAAGCAGGAAAAACTGAAAAAACGTCGTGAAGCctatcatcaacaaaaaagagaaaaatgctCACAGATGACTGATCAAGAAAAGCAGCAAAAAATACAGAGAAAATGCATGCATGACAGGGAAAGATATGCAAACATGCAACCAAACGAAAAGAAAGCAAAGTTACAACAAGATTACGCTAACCGTGCACGATGACGTGACACTCTAAGCAAGAATTCAATTGCAATGGAGAACCCTGCAAATATTGCAACAGATAATTCAAAAAATGTTACTCAATTTGCCACAAGCATAAGACAAAGGAAACACGTAACACCAGGAGAAAGAGAAGCATTGCTAGCCTATCATGATGAAAAGTTGACAGATAAATCAATGGAAAAAACACCAGCCACATCAGATGAAGACTGTTCTACGAACACCAAAGTCATAGATGATCTAGAATCAATAAAACAACCAACAAACATGAAGAAAGGTAATACTGCTAATTGCATATATGACTCTCGCAATCAAATTATACATGCATCAATTTTTACAATGATAACAATCTTTCATGCACAGATATCCCCTATCCAATGTGTCCAGCCACCAAGGATGGAGAAGAACCAAATGAATCAATCATTGATGATGAACCATATGGTAAGGATATATACTAAATTTATATTCTCATGCAATAGAAAACAACATATAATTCACATATTTCTATGCAGATGACGATGGAGTTGTATATGAAGAAGATACCGATGAGGAGGATAACATAATTTCTGGTCAAGGTATGATAAACACATTAAAATATTTTCACATCACAATGTGAGTACTTCTCTAATTTCTTTAATCCTACGAATCATAGCAGAATGGGAAGATACGGAGGAACAAATAAATGAAAATGAGTCAACCATTCCAGAGCATTCAAACATCAATGATCCATATGATCTCGTCTATAGTAACATACCAGACAACACACACAAGCTCAAACCTGTTGAAAATTGCAAATATTGTGATGCAAAGAAATTTCACCACGAACCTGAAGGCCTATGCTGTCGAAAAGGACAGATAAAACTTGCAAATCTTGAGACACCACATCAGCTCATGAGACTATGGACAAGCAATGACTCTGATGCAATACATTTTCGAAAGAATATAAGGTTTTTCAATGGCCACTTCTCATTTACTTCTCTATATTGTCGCCTCGATAGAGATACAACAACAATGAAAAACAGCGGTATTTACACCTTCCGAGCACATGGTCAGATCTATCACAACATACGCTCATTTGGAAAAGATGGTTCAGATCCTAAGCATCTAGAACTCTACTTCTATGATGATGATACAACCCTAGAGCATCGTTACCGCTATTGCCGCAAGGAAATGTATGAGCAAGACAAACATGTATTACTCATTATAACCAATATTCTACGCAACAATCCATACTCTGAACAATTTAGGAGTTTGGGACAGGAAGAAAACCTTGAGGATTACCGAGTGATGTTGAACCTTGACCAAAGATTGGACCAGAGGACATACAACGCACCAATCACATCGGAGGTAGCTACAGTTTGGGTTGAAGGAAATGAACGGAGGAATACTTTTGACAGAAATGTAATACTACATGGGAACAACAACGAAATACAAGGAATCCGATCATACGCTGGATGCTACGATCCATTGTCTTATCCTCTGTTCTTTCCAAGAGGTGAATTGGGATGGCATGCCGATATCCCAAAGGTTGGAATTACTGCGGAAGATGTGATGAAAGCTCGTGCTAATCAAAATAACAAAAACAATGATCCAGGTAACTATTTCAAATATTAGTCTTCATAGTTACATATAATAATGAAATAATTGACTATGCAACTAACAATCAATTCTATATGACCAATGCAGATTCAAGTGGTAGAATGTGGGTAACCATGAGAGAATACTACTGCTATAAATTTCATGTGCGACCAAACATATTTAACCCAATACTATACGGCGGACGACTTTTCCAACAATTCGCCGTGGATACATACATCAAGATTGAGAGCTCACGACTGGACTTTATATGGAATCATCAGAAAGAAATAAGGGCAGATCTATACCAAGGCCTTCTAGATAGCATTCATGCGGGACAAGACAGGGGAGATGCGGTCGGCAAACGGACAGTGCTTTCATCATCATTTATTGGGGGTCCTCGAGACAAAATGCGTCGGTACCTAGACGCCATGGCTTTAGTTAGAAAATATGGGAAACCGGACATATTCCTCACAATGACATGCAATCCCAACTGGGAAGAGATCACAAATGAACTTGAGTTTGGTCAAACACCACAAGATCGCCCTGATCTTGTTGTTCGTGTTTTCAGAGCAAAACTAGAAGAAATGAAAAAGGAGTTGTTAGAAGAGCACATCCTAGGCAAGGTGAAGGCCTATACCTATGTTGTAGAGTTCCAAAAGAGAGGTCTACCGCACGCTCATTTCTTGCTTATAATGACCGGAAAATATAAGCTTACTTGTCCAGAGCAATATGATAGACTAATCTCGGCGGAGCtcccaaacaaacaaaagtaCCCAGAGTTGTACAAGATGGTTATCAAACATATGATGCATGGACCTTGCGGTACATTGAATAAGAACTGTGCATGCACGAAGAATCGAAAATCGTGCAAGAACTATTATCCAAGGCCATTTAACGCTACTACCATTCAAGGCAAGGATTCTTACCCATTATACAGGCGACGCGATGATGGCCACAATGAAATAGTCCGAGGGCACAAACTAGATAACAGGTGGGTAGTCCCATACAACCCTTACCTCCTACAAATGTTCAATTGCCATATAAATGTCGAGGTATGCTCAAGCATAAAAGCTGTCAAATACCTATACAAATACATCTACAAGGGGCATGACCGTGCATCTGTATGTGTAAATGGGACAAGCGAAAAAGAAGACATCGATGAGATTAGACAATACAGAGACGCGAGATGGGTGACACCACCAGAGGCACTATGGAGGATATATGACTTCGAACTAAGCAAGACAAATCCTCCAGTCATGCAATTGCAGCTTCATCTTCCAAACATGCACATGGTTTCATaccatggaaaaaaagaaataacggAAGTTATCAACCGTGAAGGTGTTGAGAAGTCAATGCTAACGGCATACTTCGAAGCAAACAAAATACACGAAAAAGCACGAGGCATTCTATACCGTGATTTTCCAGAACATTATACTTGGCAAACCCAAGGGAAGTTTTGGcaacagaggaaaaggaaaacattgTACCAGGTTGGGAGAATCGTCTCAGCACATCCAGCCGAAGGAGAAAGATACTATCTTCGAGTTCTCCTGAACCATGTGAAAGGCGCAACCTGCTACGAAGACCTACGAACAGTTGATGCAAAAATATTGCCATCATTTCGTGAAGCTGCAGAGAGAAGGGGCCTCATTGAGGCAGACAACACGTTAGATGATTGCCTGACGGAAGCAGAGTTATTTCGGATGCCATCCTCACTGCGAAGGCTATTTGTGATGATTCTTGTGTTTTGTGAGCCCCACGATATCCGTGCACTATGGAACAATCACATCGAGGCAATGTCGGAAGACTATCGACGAAACTGCAAAAATGCAAGAACGGTCGAACAGATGGTACTAATCAATATTAGAGAAATGTTGCAATCGATGGGAAAAGACATACGATCATTTCCTCTTCCAGAGATCGACGAGCAAAATGACACAAAAGACAATACACCTAGGGAGATCACCGAGGAAGCCAACATCGAGGTGGACCCTGAGGATATGGAATTGCCTAAACACCTAAATGACGAGCAAAAGGCCGCCTACAATGAAATTCTAACAGCAATTGATAGAGATGAAGGAGGGCTATTCTTCGTAGATGGACCGGGAGGAACGGGGAAAACTTTTCTATACAGGGCATTGCTTGCAACAGTCCGTGGACAAGGAAAAATAGCTTTAGCAACAGCAACCTCTGGTGTCGCTGCTTCCATAATGCCCGGAGGAAGGACAGCGCACTCAAGGTTCAAAATACCACTAAGGATAGATGATGGGGCTATTTGTTCATTCACAAAACAAAGTGGGACAGCCAAGCTACTTCAGGCAGCATCGCTAATCATTTGGGATGAAGCATCGATGACTAAGAGGCAGGCAATAGAGGCACTGGACAAAAGCATGCGTGACATAATGGATGTACCAAATCTTCCATTCGGTGGCAAAACAGTGGTATTTGGGGGAGATTTTAGACAAGTTCTGCCGGTTGTACGAAAGGGTACAAGATCACAAATAGTAGATGCCTCACTACGCAGATCTGAACTCTGGAATTGCATGCGTCACATGAAGCTTGTGCGCAACATGAGGGCTCAAAATGACCCATGGTTTGCAGAATACCTATTGCGCATCGGTAATGGCACTGAGGAGACAAACGATAAAGGCGAGATACGTCTGCCCAAAAATATATGTATTCCACGCACAATGGATGATTCCGGACTTGATAAACTCATCGACAGCGTCTACCAAATGAACAACGCTTGCCTGGAGGATCCAAATTACATCACATCAAGAGCCATTTTATCCACGCGTAATGACTGTGTAGACCGCATAAATCTGAAAATGATTGAACGATTCCAAGGAGAAGAGATGGTCTATCACAGCTTCGATAGTGTAGAAGATGACCCACATAACTACTATCCCCCGGAATTCCTAAACACACTAATCCCAAATGGACTACCACCACATATGCTGAAGCTCAAGATTAACTGTCCAATAATACTACTCAGAAATATCGACCCAGCTAATGGACTATGCAATGGCACAAGATTGGTGGTACGAGGATTCCAGAAAAATGCAATCGATGCAGAGATTGTACTAGGACAACATTATGGGACACGAGTTTTCTTGCCACGAATCCCGCTGTGCCCctctgatgatgagatgttCCCATTCCGTTTCAAGAGGAAACAATTTCCTGTAAGACTAAGTTTCGCAATGACAATAAACAAAGCACAAGGACAAACAATACCAAATGTAGGCATCTACCTGCCTGAACCGGTTTTCTCTCACGGTCAATTATATGTCGCGCTTTCTAGAGCAACAACAGCCAAGAACATAAAGATACTAACAGCTgaaaatgatgatgaagatgaggacaACAAgcaggagaaaaggaaaaaaaggaagacaaaaaGGGACATGTCAGATAAGAAAGAGGTCAATCAAAAAGACACAACAGATAGATACACGAAGAATATAGTGTATTCAGAGGTCCTCACCAAATAGGTACTAAGCTTTTTGTAAGTTCTATGAGAAATTACTCATAACGGTTTTATGCATGTGTGGACCAACTAAAGTTGATATTTATTATTTATGTTACAAATAGGTGATTCTCCTGCAAGCTACAACAAAACAACAAACTTTCTGAAAGGTAAGCCATGATTGCTGTACTCGGATTCCTATGGATTTCCTAGCTGAgacaaaaaaaactaaaattgcTATGGATTTGCTTGCTGTCCAGGAAAAAGACAATTGGTGCGAACTATGTAAAGATGCAGAAAAACATAGGAATATACTTTCCCTGTCCAATTAACATGTTCATTTTCTGAATTCAATAAAGCTGACAAAGGGTAGGCAAGCAAAAGAGATACTGTCGTTGGATGGTGTATGAAAAAGAGACTTTTGCAAAGGTATGTAATCTACAGTTATTTTCATataatctaactgtgacagtgATGGTAGTGAGCTTAGaaatgttttgttttattttatatgACTAGCAGAGAACAGATTATTCTATATACTGAATTCATTCATGTTCTAAAGACTTCAAAAATCCCTGATTATGTAATTACAATAAACTGTACTAATTTCAGGGATATAAGCTTCAACAAGTTGACAGGCCAAGTTCCAGCAAATTGTGGAGAAATGATGACACTGCAATATTTGTGAGTTAATAATTCTATGAGATTATTATTTTAACTTCCAACTTTTATCTTGATGTTTTTAACAAATGGCTTTCTATCCTGTGTTAAGTGTCACCTTTAATTTTCCAATGGAACCTCATTTCATCTGATGACAGAAACAAAGAAATTCCTGTAACTAACTTCCTGCCCCAGGTACTGCACTGCCAACTTCAATCAAAAATGTTTTCAGTCTGTTCCTGTTTGTTATATTAACATTTACCAGGGAGCAAAATATCCTAACGCCTAGGATAATATCTTATCAGCTGTTGTGCAGGAAATGTTACTTCATGACAGGATGCTTGCCAAGACATTTGGTCCTGGAAATACTACCCCGCTTATATCAGCAGCTATGAGGGGCCATATCAAAGTTGTTGAACTGTTGTTGGAACAAGATTACTTTGGATTGGTGAAATGGCCAGAGACAATGGAAAAAATGCCTTACATTTCGCTGCTCGACAGGGACATGTTGGAATTGTCAAAGCATTACTTGAGAAAGAGCCTCAGCTAGCAAGAAGAAATGACAAGAAAGGTCAAACTGCTCTTCATATGGCCGTAAAGGAAACAAGCTGTGATGTTCTTAGAGCCTTAGTGGATGCTGATCCAGCAATTGTAATGCTGACAGATAAAAATGGGAACACGGCTTTGCATGTCGCAACAAGAAAAAAGCGAGAAGAGGTATTACAAACTTTTAAAATCGATGTTACATCTGCAATGTGCATGTATCTGTTGAGAGCTGCTCATAATCCCCCTCGGTGATCATTGCTCTGTTGTCTATAGGAAACTGAAATTTCGTAGTTAGACATTAGCAAATGCTAACAACATGTGCAAATCCTAAAACATACACAAATTAGTTTGTTATAGCACCTGTCTGAATAGTGCTAGGCTGGTCACATGACACTTGAGTTAGTTTACTGACTAAACTTCTGTTTTTGTTGACAGTTCAAGCCAAGCATGGACAAGGAGAAGAACCCAATGTCTGGAATTATGGACTTAAAGAATACTTTAGGTTCCCCCATTTGGTTTTGAGAGCTGTTACTCGTGTGGCATGCATTCGCATAAACATGCTTGCTGAGATCCATAATCGGCCTGCAGGAACAAGTGGTTATACATGAACTGCTGTTCAACATCCGTTGGCCGGACCTAAAAGCTATCACAGAGAAGTACGAGCACCCCAAGGTACAACCATTACCTCAATTTGGTTGCTATTTTCGGCATGTTGTACTCTGTTAAAATTTGTCTGCTTAAACATGTTTACAATTTCGATGTCTGTAGACAATGGTATCTCCACAAGATATTCCTTCATCTTTCTTTGAAGACTGCAATGCTTAAACATGTTTACAATTTGGGTGTCTGTACACAATGGTATCTCCACAACATATTCCTTCATCTTTCTTTGAAGACTGCAATAAGTGAAGCCTGAAGACTAGAGAATATTTTTGGAGAAATTCTGCAGGAGATGCTGAAAATATTTTGATTGTAGGACAATTTAAATCGGTCAAGAAATGTGTCATTCCCAACTTTGAAAAAAGTTGCTACTGATCTTACCGTTCCCGTCACATTAGTAGCAATTGAAGCACTTTTGTAcagacccgtagcaacgcacgggcattacTGCTAgtactaaaaaaacaaaaaaattgctcCAACAGATGACCTATATGGATTGCTATATCTAAAATATTAGGCTAGGATCTAAATTTCTCTCTTCAACATGCAAATATACTGATCCAACTCTGGATTGGTAAACTAGAAGTGGCGGGGAGGGCCGACTGCCTGCTTGGGACATTTCCGCGTTACGCCCACCGCCGGCTTTCCCTGGATGGCGACTCCTCCGTCAATCGGACCTCACTGCTGACCTCGCCGCCCACAAGCCCTCACCTCTCCACCCACCGAACCCCACCCTAGAGCTCGCCATCGCCCACCCTCACCCTCCTCGACCTCGATTTTGCCACTGCTGCCCCTAGCTAGCCGATCCGCTCCTGCCTGTCCGGCCATTGGCACACCACCGACTCCCACCCCAACCTCAGCGACGACGCCCGCCGTCCTCCAACCTATGCCAAACCCATCCTCCAACCTATAGCTACTCCGTGGGACCGAGATGGCCAGTGATAGAGGGAAAGAAGGAGGCAAGGAACATGCCTAGAAGTCATCGATTAGAGGCAATCACCGTTGATTAGCGCTCCACCGGTCAAGCCCGGTTGCGGGCGAGTGCCACCGTGCAGGCGCTCCACCGGGCCATCCTCGGCACGGGCAAGCTCCTCTGCACGGTCTTACCCACCGCGCAGGCGAGCTCCGCTAACCTTGCCTCGACATAGGCGAGCGTTGCCGCACGGGCGAGGGGGCGCGGCTAGGGGTGGCTGACGAGCTAGATCAGCTCGTTAAGGCTCGTTTTATAACGAGCTAGCTCAGCTAAGGTCATTAAGGTTGACGAGCTAATGGCTCGGTTTGTTCGAATGTTCGAGCCGACTCATTTGGCTCGCGAGCCGAGCATTGTTCAACATTAATGTTAAGATTAGTTATGATATTAACTAATATATGATAATTTAAGCATTCTAAcaatatctaaaattttagctcacGATGAtattaatgaaaaaaataatataaatcaATAAATTaggataattttaatgtatagAGAATCAAAATATACTTAATTAATACAAAAATTGACTTGTAATCTGAACGACAAGTTTATTTTAACCAAATAATATAAATACAACTATATTAATAGAAAGTAAGTTTGGTAGAATCATCTTTATCAAGCCTAATGAGCTAATTGAACAGCTCACGGGCAGTTCACAAGCTGGCTCGTTAAGAAAATGAGCTAAAATTGAGGCTTAGCTTGGGTCGTTTAAAGATCAAGCCAAGCTGAACCAGTGAAACCAATAAATGTGCTGCGTCAGTTCATGAGCCTCGAGTTTTTTGGCCAGCCCTAGGTGCAGCGGGTGGAGGGAGCAGAGGGTGGCGGGAGAGTGGAGGAGAGGACGACGCAAGGGAGACGAAGGATTGGCAGAGAAGATAGGTTAATTTTGCAAATTGACCCAGTAAAAAGATTCCATTCATAGATAAGTCCTTGAGAGAAATATTGGTCATGGATTTTAGGTATACTTCCGGAGAaaggttcaattttttttggcaaaacctTCTCTCTCCTATACCTAAAACCAGTTTTAGGTATACAAGCTTACCAACTGTACTGGAGATATTCTAAGTGCAACCAAACCAAATTTTAGAGCCTTTGTCTGTCGACTTTTTGGGCTTCAACTTCACTGTGTAGCTGATGAGCCCACGTGCTTGTGTTGGAGGTTCAGGTTCCACTCTTTCTCGCCGATGAGCAACCTTTGGCAAGCAAATTCATAATAGGAATCCTTGCACATGTGGTGCACGTGCGCGTTCACCTGCCAGTGTTTCAATCAACCATGGCAACTAGTGGCAGATTTAGAAAAATTGTTAGAAGGGACTCTTGCCTTCATCTTCTACCTCTAGGTTCTCCTTTCAAGCTTCAATGGATATAAATTTGGTAGGGGGGCTTAGGTGGGGCTCCATAGCTCTAGCAACGGTATGAGGGGCTTGAGTCCCGTCCGCCCCGATGCTAGATCTGCCCCTGATGGCAACCAACGGGATTCCACGACATAGGGACACGTTGACAGCAGACAGCATAGGCTCAACCTCGACTGGCAATGCATGCAAGTTACTCCCAGACAGTGTAGAGGAGACTGCAGCCTCGGGTCTCTCAAAGACGGGGGAGCTTCAATGCATGTTGTGACTGGTTGCTCAGGACTTCGGTGCTTTGGGGATCCCATACCTAGAGTTCTCAGATCTCGGCTGGCCCTTTAACGAGGGGGAGATCTAAGAGGTGATTAAGAACCTTCCTCTCGACAAGGAACCTGGGCTTGATGGCTTCGCTAGTCGCTTCTATAGGTCGACCTGGCATGTTATTAAGAGAGACATCGTAAGAGCTTTCGATGCCCTCTCTTTCATGGATTTTCGGAGCCTCCACCATTTGAATGATGCAATATCAGTCCTCTGGCCCAAGTAGGTCGATCCCATGTCATTGGGGGACTACCACCCAATTAGCCTCATTCACAGTTTTGCAAGATCTTCTCCAAGGTGTTTGCGAACTGCTTCACCCCCCACTTGCATTGTTTGGTCTCACCAAACTAGAGCGCTTTCATAAAAGGTCGACACATACAAGACAACTTCCGGTACGCCCATTGAACGGCTAAGGTCTTAGTGGGGTCCCGAGGACCATGCTCAAGGTGGACCTCACTAAGGCCTTTAACTCAATTTCTTGGGTCTTCCTGCTGGACCTCCTCTCCACTATCGGTTGTCAGAGGACTTGGTCCGAATGGATCTCAGCATTACTCTCCACGGCTAGCGTGAAGATCTTTATGAATGGTGCCCCCGTGGGGAGAATTTTCCATGGTCGCGGGCTCAGACAACGCGATCCACTCTTGCCGATGCTCTTCATTCTAGTTATGGAATGTTTCAACGCTATGGTCAACACGACTGAGGGTCAAGGCTTGTTCACTCCTTTGGGACAGTCAGCAATCAGGCACCGCATCTCCCTGTATGCTGATGATGTGATCATCTTCCTTTCACCGGTCGAGCAGGATCTTCTACTGATCAAAGAGATCCTTGGGCCTCAGGGTTAGCTGCTAACTACACCAAGAGTCAGGCATACCCCATTAATTGTTATGAAGAGGAGCAGGTCGCGGAGTTTCCTTGCTCCTACTTGGGAGTACCTCTCTCGATCTACAAGCTGCCTAAAGCGTATATACAACCCTTGTCAACAAAGTTGCTAAATGACTCCCAGCTTGGAAAGGGAGACTTCTCAACAGGAGTGGTCGCTTAATTTTGGCAAATTCAACTCTCTGCGCCATCCTTGTTCACATTTTGAGGCCATTGCTATCTCACCCTGGGCTATCAAAACCATCAAGATGTTAGTCAGAGGATTACTATAGTGTAGATCTGAGGCAGTGGCGGGAGGTAAATGTGCGGTCGCTTGGGTCAGCATTAGTTGCCCTAAAGAGCTCAGGGGCCTTGGCATCCCCAATCTTCAGCTTATAGGGATGTCCTTTAGGATGCGCAAGTTATGGCTCGCCCGAACTGACAGTGCTTGAATTTGGAAGGGCTTTCGCCTAGCGGAAAACGGACTCGCTACAGCCTTCTTCAACACATCTGCCTCTATTCAGGTCGTCAACGGAGAGGGTGCTTTGTTCTGGAAGGACAACTGGATCACTAGTTGCTCCATCCAAGCGCTAGCACCAAACCTTTGGGCGGTCGTCCTGGTTCGCACAATGAACTCGCGTACGGTTTTGCAGGGTGTTGCAAATCGGCAATGGGTTCGGGACATTTTGCACTCACCATGCAAGTGATCGTGCAATATCTACGGATTTGTGACTTGTTTCGAGACCTGAACCTTTCTTAGGTACCGTACAGGTTCGTTTGGCACTGGTCAATATCCGGGGAGTTTTCTTCAGCCTCTGCATATCGGGCTATGATCTTGGGCCGCACAGAACTGCTGGGCGCTGCCCAGTTATGGGAGGTGCAGGCACTGGGAAAATGCCGCTTCTTCGGTTGACTGGTTCTACACGGTTGCTGCTGGACGTCTAACCAGCTCCGGCGCCATGGACTACAGGATAGGGATGAGTGCCCACTATGTGCTTAAGAAGTCGAAACCTTAGACCATTTGCTCACATGCTAGGTCCACAGTAGGGAAACTTGGTTCTGGGTGCTTCGGTACCTCTAGCTTCAGGATCTAACACCATTGGTAGAGCCCCCCTTCGCAGATTGGTGGATGTAGGACACGAAGCGTGTTGTTCCGAAGTTCCATTGCAAAGGTTTTGATTCATTAGCCTGGTTGGTTGCATGGTCGCTTTGTGTCACACCCAGTTTTAAAGGCCAAACTAGATGACTTTAGTAAatatcaaaaatagtgttaaaacATAAAGAGAGAGTTTCATAGATAACATAACCAGAAATGAGATAAAAATCTCTAGTATAAGCATCggatctccaacaactccacagGCAGTTGACTGGGGAAATGTACACCTAGCAAATCTTCAAAGTCTTCAACAGATTTTTCTTGTACTGAACAACAGATATAGTAAGTGTGAGTACatttatggttggtactcagcaagtgtggggaAATATGTAGTGTAAGACCTAGTCAAGGAATAGCTGATTGGTTTACTGCATTTAAGCGTAATTttaaagttggtcaagttttattagcatgCTATTTACTAGAATATAAATTTGTACCACCCAATTAAGTATAAGAGCAAGAATATATCacgaacataaataaaacataaataTGACACATGTTAATaattcttcaagttcaattatcatgcgagggtccaggccactcttgaccgtgagcacggctgatatactagttttacactctacagagattgtacactttcaccataagtcgcgtaaaagtcCAAGAGAAGTTTAGACCCAATCATGTTGTGCAAAAGTATGTACTTATTGTCGGCCATACACCTATGGTCCACTGGGAAGCTTGGACAATCCTACAATACTAggctgtacaccaagacgtaTCAGACAagaagactacggtgcaggacggcgtggtctatgtGGCAGACAAGGACTAGTCATGAATTAGGAAACTATTCATAGCAACTAGAGTAGGACTTTCTGGttgaatccaactagtactcttgtacaacaattgatctataaccctgcccccagcaatataaggcgaggcagggaccccctccaaacatctcatcaatcaatacaatccaaccaacacacaggacgtagggtattacgtgacataagtagcccaaacctatctaaatcatgtgttcgcgTTCACCTTCGAATTCTTGGTCTtcgacgagccccacgcataaaacactatgttgggtaccccctcagtaggttgccgggtctaaataccgacagctggtgcgccaggtaggcgatctcgctaaagatccactagcgaactcgatgacTCCTGTCATCATCAACCGTCGCGTTCAAAAAAGGCGTAACGTTCGTCTTCGACTCCTGCATCTACATCGCGGATGGCACTGGGAACTTCTGCCGCCACATTGCACCAACcctggaggagaagcactacgacatcaacctccatcgccaagctCTAGTGGACTTCGTtgaaaattcaacaaaatttttgacctctttTGAGGTCCCAGGGGTGAGTCCATGTACAACTCGACTTGTACCACCAGTTGGACTAGTTCCCGCGAGCTAGCGCTCGAGACATCGTGCGAATTGGTCTACAACACAAGTCAGTTCCCGTTCGAACTCTGCAACACGGGCACCATCTACCAAACTTCCTTGTCCAGATCCCAATCCAACTCGAATTCGATCGAGGacttcgactactactcggatccggacgagGAGATTCCCTTATCGGGtccacagcagggcctggtaatcacatctactccacaaggcagattcatctactagccCGGCATGAAACCATCTGCCCTCGTTAGGGGCAATGAGTCATGCCTCGTCGCGTACCt
This portion of the Setaria viridis chromosome 7, Setaria_viridis_v4.0, whole genome shotgun sequence genome encodes:
- the LOC140223446 gene encoding uncharacterized protein, which encodes MGEQGRRKKREKEERTDKPFESPTQLLDPKEQRRKRDRERYDKHIKIFSHHNVSTSLISLILRIIAEWEDTEEQINENESTIPEHSNINDPYDLVYSNIPDNTHKLKPVENCKYCDAKKFHHEPEGLCCRKGQIKLANLETPHQLMRLWTSNDSDAIHFRKNIRFFNGHFSFTSLYCRLDRDTTTMKNSGIYTFRAHGQIYHNIRSFGKDGSDPKHLELYFYDDDTTLEHRYRYCRKEMYEQDKHVLLIITNILRNNPYSEQFRSLGQEENLEDYRVMLNLDQRLDQRTYNAPITSEVATVWVEGNERRNTFDRNVILHGNNNEIQGIRSYAGCYDPLSYPLFFPRGELGWHADIPKVGITAEDVMKARANQNNKNNDPDSSGRMWVTMREYYCYKFHVRPNIFNPILYGGRLFQQFAVDTYIKIESSRLDFIWNHQKEIRADLYQGLLDSIHAGQDRGDAVGKRTVLSSSFIGGPRDKMRRYLDAMALVRKYGKPDIFLTMTCNPNWEEITNELEFGQTPQDRPDLVVRVFRAKLEEMKKELLEEHILGKVKAYTYVVEFQKRGLPHAHFLLIMTGKYKLTCPEQYDRLISAELPNKQKYPELYKMVIKHMMHGPCGTLNKNCACTKNRKSCKNYYPRPFNATTIQGKDSYPLYRRRDDGHNEIVRGHKLDNRWVVPYNPYLLQMFNCHINVEVCSSIKAVKYLYKYIYKGHDRASVCVNGTSEKEDIDEIRQYRDARWVTPPEALWRIYDFELSKTNPPVMQLQLHLPNMHMVSYHGKKEITEVINREGVEKSMLTAYFEANKIHEKARGILYRDFPEHYTWQTQGKFWQQRKRKTLYQVGRIVSAHPAEGERYYLRVLLNHVKGATCYEDLRTVDAKILPSFREAAERRGLIEADNTLDDCLTEAELFRMPSSLRRLFVMILVFCEPHDIRALWNNHIEAMSEDYRRNCKNARTVEQMVLINIREMLQSMGKDIRSFPLPEIDEQNDTKDNTPREITEEANIEVDPEDMELPKHLNDEQKAAYNEILTAIDRDEGGLFFVDGPGGTGKTFLYRALLATVRGQGKIALATATSGVAASIMPGGRTAHSRFKIPLRIDDGAICSFTKQSGTAKLLQAASLIIWDEASMTKRQAIEALDKSMRDIMDVPNLPFGGKTVVFGGDFRQVLPVVRKGTRSQIVDASLRRSELWNCMRHMKLVRNMRAQNDPWFAEYLLRIGNGTEETNDKGEIRLPKNICIPRTMDDSGLDKLIDSVYQMNNACLEDPNYITSRAILSTRNDCVDRINLKMIERFQGEEMVYHSFDSVEDDPHNYYPPEFLNTLIPNGLPPHMLKLKINCPIILLRNIDPANGLCNGTRLVVRGFQKNAIDAEIVLGQHYGTRVFLPRIPLCPSDDEMFPFRFKRKQFPVRLSFAMTINKAQGQTIPNVGIYLPEPVFSHGQLYVALSRATTAKNIKILTAENDDEDEDNKQEKRKKRKTKRDMSDKKEGYKLQQVDRPSSSKLWRNDDTAIFEMLLHDRMLAKTFGPGNTTPLISAAMRGHIKVVELLLEQDYFGLGHVGIVKALLEKEPQLARRNDKKGQTALHMAVKETSCDVLRALVDADPAIVMLTDKNGNTALHVATRKKREEEQVVIHELLFNIRWPDLKAITEKYEHPKTMVSPQDIPSSFFEDCNA